Proteins co-encoded in one Deltaproteobacteria bacterium genomic window:
- a CDS encoding branched-chain amino acid ABC transporter permease — translation MAFSSGYFKTSYAKDLTIVETKPRWVALLLLLAALVVLPFLASTFFLDLANQVLLALIGSVALMILTGYAGQISLGHAGLIAAGAFTTAILFKELQAPFFITFPASAVTGGLLGIIFGLPSLRLKGLYLALSTLSLHFIVTFFGSEYETKRGLASGVVLDPPSIGTLRLEDPRFWYFFLLIVDVLVVLLAINLIRSRTGRAWIAVRVRDIAAESFGINVSYYKVLAFVVSSVLTSLAGCLLAYYRGFVSVEAFSMLMTIEYMAMIIIGGLGSILGAILGTGFVVLLPYAIDALVNIFAIPSRLTTYMFAIKYASFGLVMIIFLILEPSGLAGIWRRLRDYFILWPFKHKPVGK, via the coding sequence ATGGCCTTTTCCAGCGGATACTTTAAAACCAGCTATGCCAAAGATTTAACTATCGTGGAAACCAAGCCGCGCTGGGTCGCCCTTCTCTTATTACTGGCCGCTTTAGTTGTGCTCCCCTTTCTGGCTTCCACTTTTTTTCTCGACCTCGCTAATCAGGTTCTCTTGGCCCTGATTGGCTCCGTGGCACTGATGATCTTAACGGGATATGCCGGTCAAATTTCCCTTGGCCATGCGGGTTTGATTGCCGCCGGGGCCTTCACCACGGCCATACTATTTAAAGAGCTTCAGGCCCCTTTTTTCATCACTTTCCCGGCTTCAGCCGTAACCGGCGGCCTTTTGGGAATTATTTTTGGTCTCCCTTCCTTACGTTTGAAGGGGCTTTATTTAGCCCTGAGTACCTTATCTCTCCATTTCATTGTGACTTTTTTCGGGTCCGAATATGAAACGAAGAGGGGCTTAGCTTCAGGAGTCGTGCTGGATCCCCCATCCATCGGAACCCTGCGACTGGAAGATCCTCGATTCTGGTATTTCTTCCTGTTGATTGTTGACGTTTTAGTTGTTCTTTTGGCGATTAACCTCATTCGTTCGCGGACCGGGAGGGCCTGGATCGCTGTCCGCGTCAGAGATATTGCCGCTGAGTCGTTTGGGATTAATGTCTCTTACTATAAGGTATTGGCTTTTGTGGTCAGTTCCGTCCTGACCAGCCTGGCCGGTTGTCTTTTGGCTTACTACCGCGGGTTTGTTTCGGTGGAAGCCTTTTCTATGCTCATGACTATTGAGTATATGGCCATGATCATTATTGGCGGATTGGGATCTATTTTAGGCGCTATCTTGGGGACGGGTTTCGTGGTTTTACTTCCCTACGCCATAGACGCATTAGTGAATATTTTTGCCATACCTTCCAGATTAACCACATACATGTTCGCCATCAAATACGCCAGTTTTGGGTTGGTGATGATTATATTTCTGATACTGGAACCCAGCGGGTTGGCCGGCATCTGGAGACGCCTAAGAGATTATTTTATCCTCTGGCCCTTTAAACACAAACCCGTGGGGAAATAG
- a CDS encoding ABC transporter substrate-binding protein, producing MSGKKLRIWGMVVIGILLSFRLTLAQEPYVVGISMAITGRGSEIYAPVKDALDVYFKEVNAKGGINGHPVKIIFEDNAAEPSKAASDAKKLITQDKVILLMNASLSSTYAPMIQTAKRYNVPIFFAGAVCPNEVYPPNADDIQFCSSGFASKYDSRFAMSFIKEQAKEPVKLGLVSMNIPISRGEIDFAETLAGPLGFVVVEKEAIPPTTPDFIPFATKIKNAGANWVYSWAPWATQVKTFEALRKLGWKGKYLAFAHIQAEEELERLKDDDFFVFGANGLFADNTSTHQKIRNTAAKEKTIYPYTQLTEGWLAAMVLEEVLKKTSWPGTPEKVKAAMNQLNLDMKELRGGPLVWTPNNHFRTVNYYRAYKWSSNQKKVVHVKEWTPYTVK from the coding sequence ATGAGTGGGAAAAAATTACGGATATGGGGTATGGTTGTTATCGGCATCCTTCTGTCTTTCCGGCTTACTTTGGCCCAGGAGCCTTATGTGGTCGGAATCAGCATGGCCATCACCGGGCGGGGTTCTGAAATCTATGCACCGGTAAAAGATGCCCTGGATGTCTATTTTAAAGAAGTAAATGCCAAGGGTGGGATTAACGGACATCCGGTGAAGATCATTTTCGAAGACAATGCCGCCGAGCCTTCCAAAGCTGCCTCTGATGCTAAAAAATTGATCACCCAAGATAAGGTCATCCTACTGATGAATGCCAGCTTATCCAGTACCTATGCGCCAATGATTCAGACCGCTAAGCGATATAATGTTCCGATTTTTTTTGCGGGAGCGGTCTGTCCGAATGAAGTGTACCCGCCCAATGCCGACGACATCCAGTTCTGTTCATCAGGATTTGCCTCCAAGTACGATAGCCGATTTGCCATGTCCTTCATAAAAGAGCAGGCCAAAGAACCGGTCAAGCTTGGGCTGGTCTCCATGAATATCCCTATCTCCCGTGGGGAAATCGATTTTGCTGAGACACTGGCTGGTCCTTTGGGTTTCGTCGTGGTTGAGAAAGAAGCGATTCCTCCCACAACCCCGGACTTCATTCCTTTTGCCACCAAGATTAAAAATGCAGGGGCTAACTGGGTATACTCCTGGGCTCCCTGGGCCACCCAGGTAAAAACCTTCGAGGCTTTGCGTAAACTGGGTTGGAAAGGAAAATATCTGGCCTTTGCCCATATTCAAGCCGAAGAGGAATTGGAACGGCTTAAGGATGATGATTTCTTTGTCTTCGGAGCAAACGGCCTTTTCGCTGATAATACATCAACCCATCAAAAGATCCGCAATACGGCGGCCAAAGAAAAAACGATTTATCCCTATACCCAACTCACCGAAGGATGGTTAGCGGCCATGGTCTTAGAAGAAGTTTTGAAAAAGACCTCCTGGCCGGGAACCCCGGAGAAAGTAAAGGCGGCCATGAATCAACTCAATCTGGATATGAAAGAACTTCGCGGGGGCCCTTTAGTCTGGACCCCAAACAACCACTTCAGGACGGTGAATTATTATCGGGCCTATAAATGGTCCTCAAACCAGAAAAAGGTCGTTCATGTCAAAGAGTGGACACCTTATACCGTTAAATAA
- a CDS encoding branched-chain amino acid ABC transporter permease, producing the protein MNIVVLASLYCLIGYGYVLIYQVSRVLNLAHGELMSLGGYFLLTIVIMGMTVSPLTSFLLAFILLLALGLVIYFVLMRLMTGESVFTAVLVTISLGILLRGLITLTWTSQSWFPLQYMGIRASSFQFIGGAQIPTFGLVKVASALGVFLILTFGIKYTRWGIKMRAVGENPLLASQRGIAIHKYYALAWGLATSIGGLAGMIQACDSGLDPGMFIIGLKAFPVVLVAGLDSLSGVIPAALLVATAEILAINYISPQASDVAPFAVLVAMLLIRPWGLFGTKEELERV; encoded by the coding sequence GTGAACATAGTGGTCTTAGCCTCTTTATATTGCCTGATCGGCTATGGCTATGTGCTTATCTATCAGGTCAGCCGGGTATTAAACTTGGCCCATGGGGAGTTAATGTCCTTGGGAGGTTATTTTCTGCTGACCATCGTCATCATGGGGATGACCGTTTCCCCCCTGACTTCCTTCCTTCTGGCCTTCATCCTCCTCTTGGCTTTGGGCTTGGTCATCTATTTTGTTTTGATGCGTCTAATGACCGGTGAGTCTGTTTTCACCGCTGTTTTGGTCACTATTTCCCTGGGTATCCTCCTCAGGGGATTGATTACCCTGACCTGGACCTCGCAATCCTGGTTTCCACTTCAATACATGGGTATCAGAGCCTCTTCTTTCCAATTTATCGGGGGGGCTCAGATACCCACTTTCGGGTTAGTTAAAGTAGCCAGTGCCCTGGGGGTATTTTTGATCTTGACCTTTGGCATCAAATACACCCGCTGGGGAATAAAAATGAGGGCCGTGGGAGAAAATCCGTTATTGGCCTCCCAAAGGGGAATTGCCATCCACAAATATTACGCCCTGGCCTGGGGCTTAGCCACTTCTATCGGAGGTCTAGCCGGTATGATCCAAGCTTGCGATTCCGGGCTGGATCCGGGAATGTTTATCATTGGTTTAAAAGCCTTTCCGGTAGTCCTCGTCGCCGGGTTAGACAGTCTGAGTGGGGTCATTCCGGCTGCCCTGTTGGTGGCCACGGCTGAAATCTTAGCCATAAACTATATCAGCCCCCAGGCCAGCGATGTGGCTCCTTTTGCCGTCTTGGTGGCCATGCTCCTGATCCGCCCCTGGGGATTGTTCGGGACCAAAGAAGAATTGGAGAGAGTCTGA